The following coding sequences lie in one Sinorhizobium fredii USDA 257 genomic window:
- a CDS encoding iron-containing alcohol dehydrogenase, with amino-acid sequence MSNLDRPISMVRPALIEFGTGVAPRLGAWAESKGYRRVLVISDAFNATRSEVLGLTGEVTVYGDVKAEPDTTDLDRVLSAAEGAKADLIVGLGGGSAMDLAKLAAVLSGSSQRLTDVVGAGKVVGQREVALAQVPTTSGTGSEAGIRALVTDPETKAKLAVESIHMLADIAVIDPALTFTVPPKVTAATGVDALAHCVEAFTNRKAHPAIDIYAIEGVRLVGRYLARTVRDGNDAEARAGLSLASLYGGYCLGPVNTAGGHALAYPLGTRWHVAHGAANALIFPHVLAFNTPAVPEKTRAVLEALGLPASEDVDSVFDAAHGFCASLGIEMKLRQLGVLANDLGTMADDAFAIRRLLDNNPRDLSRADILAIYEAAY; translated from the coding sequence ATGAGCAATCTGGATAGGCCCATTTCCATGGTGAGGCCGGCTCTGATCGAGTTCGGCACCGGCGTTGCGCCGAGGCTCGGCGCCTGGGCCGAGAGCAAGGGATACCGGCGCGTTCTGGTGATTTCCGACGCTTTCAATGCGACGCGCAGCGAAGTTCTCGGGCTTACCGGCGAGGTGACCGTCTATGGCGACGTCAAGGCCGAGCCGGATACGACCGACCTCGATCGCGTGCTTTCGGCCGCGGAAGGTGCCAAGGCCGATCTGATCGTCGGCTTGGGTGGCGGTAGCGCCATGGATCTTGCCAAGCTCGCGGCCGTCCTGTCCGGCTCATCGCAGCGGCTCACCGATGTCGTCGGCGCAGGCAAAGTTGTCGGGCAGCGGGAAGTCGCGCTTGCCCAGGTGCCGACGACCTCTGGAACCGGCAGCGAAGCCGGTATTCGGGCTCTCGTCACCGACCCGGAAACGAAGGCCAAGCTCGCCGTCGAAAGCATCCACATGCTCGCCGACATCGCCGTCATCGACCCGGCGCTCACTTTCACCGTGCCGCCGAAGGTCACGGCCGCGACGGGCGTGGACGCGCTCGCGCATTGCGTCGAAGCCTTCACCAACCGGAAGGCGCATCCAGCCATTGATATCTATGCGATTGAAGGCGTGCGGCTCGTCGGCCGCTATTTGGCGCGCACCGTCCGTGATGGCAACGATGCGGAGGCCCGTGCCGGGCTGTCGCTCGCCTCGCTCTACGGCGGCTATTGCCTCGGGCCGGTGAATACGGCCGGTGGCCATGCGCTCGCCTATCCGCTCGGCACGCGCTGGCATGTCGCCCATGGTGCCGCCAATGCGCTGATCTTTCCGCATGTGCTTGCCTTCAACACCCCCGCCGTGCCTGAAAAGACGAGGGCGGTGCTCGAGGCGCTGGGCCTGCCGGCCTCTGAGGACGTCGACTCGGTGTTCGATGCGGCGCATGGGTTCTGCGCCTCGCTCGGCATAGAAATGAAGCTGCGCCAGCTCGGCGTGCTCGCCAACGACCTTGGCACGATGGCCGACGATGCCTTCGCCATCCGGCGACTGCTCGACAACAATCCGCGCGATCTGTCGCGCGCCGATATTCTCGCAATCTACGAGGCGGCCTACTAG
- a CDS encoding sialidase family protein, translating to MAYTALEPHEVPSRMTGEMVPSPTEPGRYDAYLPSPCVQNHAANLSFLPDGTLTCVWFGGTMEGMGDISVYMSRLEPGARRWTNPEKMSDDPQKSEQNPLIFTAPDGRVWLLFTSQTSGHQDGAVVKRRISEDGGKSFGPTEVLCDIPGTFVRQPIIVNGAGDWLLPIFRCMGEAGRRWTGAIDRAAVLISRDQGKAWTMAEVPDSTGAVHMSIVPVENGALVAFYRNRFATHVLRSQSSDAGTHWTAPEPVDLPNNNSSIQAIRMKNGAIAMVYNHSNASMSDARRHSLYDEIEGEGDSGSAEAVASARPAVWGVPRAPLSLAFSTDGGRTFPRRIDLDTGDGYCLSNNSKDSLNREFSYPSIVEDAEGRLHVAYTYFRRAIKYVRLDPDFLERAS from the coding sequence ATGGCCTATACCGCACTGGAACCGCACGAGGTTCCGTCCCGGATGACGGGCGAGATGGTCCCGAGCCCGACCGAGCCTGGCCGTTACGACGCCTACCTTCCATCACCCTGCGTGCAAAACCACGCCGCCAACCTCTCTTTCCTACCGGATGGCACGCTGACATGCGTCTGGTTCGGCGGAACGATGGAAGGCATGGGTGATATCTCGGTTTACATGTCGCGGCTGGAACCCGGCGCGCGCCGCTGGACCAACCCGGAGAAGATGTCGGACGACCCGCAGAAGTCCGAGCAAAACCCGTTGATCTTTACGGCGCCGGACGGCCGCGTCTGGCTGCTCTTTACCTCGCAGACCTCGGGACACCAGGACGGCGCGGTGGTCAAGCGCCGCATTTCCGAGGATGGCGGCAAGTCCTTCGGTCCGACCGAAGTGCTTTGCGACATTCCAGGCACTTTCGTACGCCAGCCGATCATCGTGAATGGTGCAGGCGACTGGCTGCTGCCGATCTTTCGCTGTATGGGCGAGGCGGGCCGACGCTGGACCGGTGCCATTGATCGCGCCGCCGTGCTGATCTCGCGCGACCAGGGCAAGGCCTGGACGATGGCGGAGGTGCCGGACAGCACCGGCGCGGTCCATATGAGTATCGTCCCGGTCGAGAACGGCGCGCTGGTCGCTTTCTACCGCAACCGCTTCGCCACCCATGTGCTCAGAAGTCAATCGAGCGATGCGGGGACGCACTGGACAGCCCCGGAGCCGGTGGACCTGCCGAACAACAATTCGTCGATCCAGGCGATCCGCATGAAAAATGGCGCCATTGCTATGGTTTACAACCACAGCAATGCGTCGATGTCGGATGCGCGCCGTCACTCGCTTTATGACGAGATCGAGGGCGAGGGGGACAGCGGTTCCGCTGAAGCAGTCGCCTCCGCCCGCCCGGCCGTCTGGGGGGTGCCCCGTGCGCCGCTCAGTCTTGCGTTTTCGACCGACGGCGGCCGGACATTCCCGCGCCGCATCGACCTCGATACCGGCGATGGCTATTGCCTCAGCAACAACTCGAAGGATTCGCTCAATCGCGAATTCTCCTATCCGTCCATTGTCGAAGACGCGGAAGGCCGGCTGCACGTCGCTTACACCTATTTCCGACGGGCGATCAAATACGTCCGATTGGATCCGGACTTTCTCGAAAGAGCTAGCTGA